Proteins encoded together in one Xiphophorus maculatus strain JP 163 A chromosome 13, X_maculatus-5.0-male, whole genome shotgun sequence window:
- the LOC102228211 gene encoding perlucin-like protein isoform X1 encodes MATTGSSSASGRMYSQLVDEGSYEESRPDVHQSDYPVKDLRRSGPGPYRFATICLATLCAILLISIIAVTAHYKNKPSPGAEATAEMQKENANVSALMALITKLQKENKQLQKEKEELQVNLTSIMTAKATATTAKPTRAPIVCPTDWRLFNNSCYLISKDSKSWTGSRIYCQRQGGHLAIILTAEEQTFLWNLLPRGHWNSYWFGITDGETEDEWKWVDDTPLVGGFWEENEPNNHINEDCGYIVKTEVLERVATKSWYDAPCYMVLPYICEKEMSSTTQ; translated from the exons ATGGCGACCACCGGCAGCTCCTCGGCCTCTGGCAGGATGTACTCCCAACTAGTAGACGAGGGGAGTTATGAGGAGTCCAGACCAGATGTGCATCAGAGCG ATTACCCAGTCAAAGACCTGCGGCGGAGTGGCCCGGGTCCATACCGCTTTGCCACCATCTGCCTGGCTACACTCTGTGCTATCCTCCTGATCTCAATCATAGCTGTCACCGCTCACT ATAAGAACAAACCCTCGCCTGGTGCTGAAGCAACTGCAGAGATGCAGAAGGAGAATGCAAATGTTTCAGCATTGATGGCGTTAATCACGAAACTCCAGAAGGAGAATAAACAActtcagaaagaaaaggaagagctGCAGGTGAACCTTACCTCCATAATGACAGCCAAAG CCACTGCAACCACAGCTAAACCGACCAGAGCCCCTATTGTGTGTCCTACGGACTGGCGTCTCTTCAACAACAGCTGTTACCTCATTTCTAAAGATAGCAAAAGTTGGACTGGCAGCCGAATATACTGTCAAAGACAAGGAGGTCATCTGGCCATTATCCTAACAGCTGAAGAGCAG ACCTTTTTGTGGAATCTCCTTCCCAGAGGACACTGGAACTCATACTGGTTTGGAATCACAGACGGAGAGACAGAGGATGAGTGGAAATGGGTCGACGACACTCCGCTAGTTGGAGG TTTCTGGGAGGAAAACGAGCCTAATAACCACATAAATGAGGACTGCGGTTACATCGTCAAGACCGAGGTGTTGGAACGTGTGGCGACAAAGAGCTGGTACGATGCCCCCTGCTACATGGTTTTGCCCTACATTTGCGAGAAGGAGATGAGCAGTACCACACAATAG
- the LOC102228211 gene encoding C-type lectin domain family 4 member C-like isoform X2: MATTGSSSASGRMYSQLVDEGSYEESRPDVHQSDYPVKDLRRSGPGPYRFATICLATLCAILLISIIAVTAHYKNKPSPGAEATAEMQKENANVSALMALITKLQKENKQLQKEKEELQVNLTSIMTAKATATTAKPTRAPIVCPTDWRLFNNSCYLISKDSKSWTGSRIYCQRQGGHLAIILTAEEQTFLWNLLPRGHWNSYWFGITDGETEDEWKWVDDTPLVGGFWEENEPNNHINEDCGYIVKTEVLERVATKSWV, translated from the exons ATGGCGACCACCGGCAGCTCCTCGGCCTCTGGCAGGATGTACTCCCAACTAGTAGACGAGGGGAGTTATGAGGAGTCCAGACCAGATGTGCATCAGAGCG ATTACCCAGTCAAAGACCTGCGGCGGAGTGGCCCGGGTCCATACCGCTTTGCCACCATCTGCCTGGCTACACTCTGTGCTATCCTCCTGATCTCAATCATAGCTGTCACCGCTCACT ATAAGAACAAACCCTCGCCTGGTGCTGAAGCAACTGCAGAGATGCAGAAGGAGAATGCAAATGTTTCAGCATTGATGGCGTTAATCACGAAACTCCAGAAGGAGAATAAACAActtcagaaagaaaaggaagagctGCAGGTGAACCTTACCTCCATAATGACAGCCAAAG CCACTGCAACCACAGCTAAACCGACCAGAGCCCCTATTGTGTGTCCTACGGACTGGCGTCTCTTCAACAACAGCTGTTACCTCATTTCTAAAGATAGCAAAAGTTGGACTGGCAGCCGAATATACTGTCAAAGACAAGGAGGTCATCTGGCCATTATCCTAACAGCTGAAGAGCAG ACCTTTTTGTGGAATCTCCTTCCCAGAGGACACTGGAACTCATACTGGTTTGGAATCACAGACGGAGAGACAGAGGATGAGTGGAAATGGGTCGACGACACTCCGCTAGTTGGAGG TTTCTGGGAGGAAAACGAGCCTAATAACCACATAAATGAGGACTGCGGTTACATCGTCAAGACCGAGGTGTTGGAACGTGTGGCGACAAAGAGCTG GGTGTAA